The nucleotide sequence AACGAGCCCTACGCCATCGCCAAGATCGCCGGAATCAAGCTCTGTCAGGCCTACAACCGGCAGTATGGGACGGACTTCATCTCCGTGATGCCCACCAATCTCTATGGCCCCGGGGACAACTTCGGGCTCGAGAACTCCCACGTCCTCCCCGCGATGATCCGCAGGATGCACGACGCCAGGATTTCTGGCGCGCCGTCCGTTACCCTGTGGGGTACGGGGACGCCCAGGCGCGAGTTCCTTTACGTCGACGATCTGGCGGATGCCTGCCTTTTCCTTATGGAACGCTACGACGGACCGGACATCGTGAATATCGGCACGGGCGAGGACCTGACGATCCGGGAGCTCGCGGAGCGGGTGCGCGGTGCGGTGGGCTACGGCGGAGAGCTGGCCTGGGACGCCGCCCGGCCCGACGGGACGCCCCGCAAACTTCTGGACGTCTCCTTTCTGCATGGTCTGGGCTGGCGGCACACGGTGGAACTGGACGAGGGGCTGCGCCG is from uncultured Fretibacterium sp. and encodes:
- a CDS encoding GDP-L-fucose synthase, producing the protein MTPGARIYVAGHRGLVGSALVRRLERAGFQDLILRTRSELDLCSQAEVRSFFEAERPEFVFLAAAKVGGIHANSAFPADFIYENLIVEANVIHESWRNGVKKLLFLGSSCIYPKLAPQPMREDALLTSALEPTNEPYAIAKIAGIKLCQAYNRQYGTDFISVMPTNLYGPGDNFGLENSHVLPAMIRRMHDARISGAPSVTLWGTGTPRREFLYVDDLADACLFLMERYDGPDIVNIGTGEDLTIRELAERVRGAVGYGGELAWDAARPDGTPRKLLDVSFLHGLGWRHTVELDEGLRR